A part of Hippopotamus amphibius kiboko isolate mHipAmp2 chromosome 16, mHipAmp2.hap2, whole genome shotgun sequence genomic DNA contains:
- the LOC130837970 gene encoding phospholipase A2 inhibitor and Ly6/PLAUR domain-containing protein-like — MRTCMKPQTFLLASALLCTLLGLGYPLSCEVCTGSGLTCSGNVQTCDPDQDSCVVTVAETSRKGHRSVNTYKGCMKSSACSSEFLSITMDPENYAVSNTRCCQGDACNRDPVPAPQNNRTENGLQCPTCIAHFKETCSSTQQVPCVGKESRCAAFTGKVQTGTIFATQGCATENACHTKPGTLVPSASRIYTITRANCPPDSQPSGKAK; from the exons ATGAGGACTTGCATGAAACCCCAGACCTTCCTGCTGGCCTCTGCGCTGCTCTGCACCCTCCTGGGTCTAG GATACCCACTAAGCTGTGAGGTGTGTACAGGCTCCGGACTCACGTGCAGTGGAAATGTGCAGACGTGCGACCCTGACCAGGACTCCTGCGTGGTCACCGTGGCTGAGACCAGCAGAA agggacaccggtcgGTGAACACCTACAAGGGGTGCATGAAGTCCAGCGCCTGCAGCTCGGAATTCCTCTCCATCACCATGGACCCTGAGAACTACGCGGTGTCCAACACACGCTGCTGCCAGGGCGACGCCTGCAACCGCGATCCCGTGCCCG ctccccagaacAATCGGACGGAGAATGGCCTCCAGTGCCCTACCTGCATCGCCCACTTCAAGGAAACATGCTCTTCGACTCAGCAAGTGCCCTGTGTTGGCAAGGAGAGCCGCTGTGCTGCATTCACTGGCAAAGTGCAGACGG gTACCATATTTGCTACTCAGGGCTGTGCTACAGAGAATGCCTGCCACACCAAGCCTGGGACCCTGGTGCCCTCAGCCTCTCGCATCTACACCATCACCCGGGCTAACTGTCCTCCAGACTCCCAGCCTTCTGGCAAGGCTAAGTAA